In one window of Candidatus Zixiibacteriota bacterium DNA:
- a CDS encoding T9SS type A sorting domain-containing protein: MAGSDVSSLQVAAQRARARYRSSTDVQNNEVSIPEGFELAQNYPNPFNPSTTIAFEIPRAAFMNLSVFNILGEKVATLLDSRVTAGHHAISWDGTTDNGHSVSSGVYFYQLKSGSTVFSKKMLMMK, translated from the coding sequence ATGGCCGGCTCCGATGTCAGTTCCCTTCAGGTGGCGGCACAACGAGCCCGCGCCCGTTATCGCAGCAGTACCGATGTGCAGAATAACGAGGTTTCCATCCCGGAAGGATTTGAATTGGCTCAAAATTATCCCAATCCTTTTAATCCGTCGACAACGATCGCCTTTGAAATCCCGAGAGCGGCTTTTATGAATCTGTCGGTATTCAATATTCTCGGCGAGAAAGTGGCGACTCTGCTGGACAGCCGAGTGACCGCGGGACATCATGCCATCAGTTGGGATGGTACAACCGATAATGGTCATTCTGTTTCCTCGGGCGTCTATTTCTACCAATTGAAGAGCGGCTCTACAGTCTTCAGCAAGAAAATGTTAATGATGAAATAA